A genomic window from Streptosporangiales bacterium includes:
- a CDS encoding enoyl-CoA hydratase/isomerase family protein, with the protein MDHGRGGGDARCEERARLHVDVQLQPVQVRLCRRGDDQHRCCRVRHRQVVGIPGGATNELGRRPVVRRGLSAGCESRCRSNGGRCVSQVLRELTGRVGVLTLNRPKALNAWDMSMQREVRTQLTSLAEDADVDAIVLTGAGDAFCAGQDLNETAGFTTDQVDVWLDGFAELYDAVLSTPKPVVAALNGVAAGSGYQVALICDVRVAHPGVRIGQPEVSSGIPSITGMYLTWQSVGHSRTTELMLSGRMMDADEAERLGLIHHVVPAEDVLSKAIAVAEQLAAQPATALRLTKQRIRDVLWPGLADGFETAREVDRVAWGTGEPQATARDFFAERRDRRAAAQS; encoded by the coding sequence ATGGACCACGGTCGTGGTGGCGGAGATGCTCGGTGCGAAGAGCGGGCTCGGCTACACGTTGATGTACAGCTACAGCCAGTTCAAGTTCGACTATGTCGTCGCGGCGATGATCAGCATCGGTGCTGCCGGGTTCGCCACCGACAAGTTGTTGGAATACCTGGCGGAGCGACGAATGAGTTGGGTCGTCGGCCAGTCGTCCGACGCGGCCTGAGTGCCGGTTGCGAGTCACGGTGTCGATCGAACGGAGGACGTTGCGTGTCACAGGTGTTGCGGGAGTTGACCGGACGGGTCGGTGTGCTCACGTTGAATCGGCCGAAGGCGTTGAACGCCTGGGACATGTCGATGCAACGCGAGGTGCGGACGCAGCTCACCAGCTTGGCGGAGGACGCGGATGTCGACGCGATCGTCCTCACCGGTGCCGGTGACGCGTTCTGTGCCGGGCAGGACCTGAACGAGACAGCGGGGTTCACCACCGACCAGGTCGACGTGTGGCTGGACGGGTTCGCGGAGCTCTACGACGCGGTGTTGTCGACGCCGAAGCCGGTCGTGGCCGCGCTCAACGGCGTAGCAGCCGGATCCGGCTACCAGGTGGCGTTGATCTGTGACGTGCGGGTCGCCCACCCGGGCGTGCGCATCGGTCAGCCGGAGGTGAGCTCGGGGATCCCGAGCATCACGGGGATGTACCTCACCTGGCAGTCGGTGGGACATTCCCGTACCACAGAGCTCATGCTCAGCGGGCGGATGATGGATGCCGACGAAGCCGAACGGCTCGGGCTCATCCACCACGTCGTACCGGCCGAAGACGTGCTGTCGAAGGCGATCGCGGTCGCGGAGCAGCTGGCCGCGCAGCCGGCCACCGCGCTGCGGCTCACCAAGCAACGGATCAGGGACGTGTTGTGGCCTGGGCTTGCCGACGGTTTCGAGACCGCCAGGGAGGTCGACCGGGTGGCCTGGGGCACCGGTGAGCCGCAGGCCACTGCGCGAGACTTCTTCGCCGAGCGGCGGGACCGGCGTGCCGCTGCACAGTCCTGA
- a CDS encoding AMP-binding protein, protein MVELSVRTQILRTTVRGLLADRAQSDPDRLYCIDAERSVCVGELDAEVSRVAAHLAELGVGRGARVMLGLPNSMPHISVLFALLELGALWVPLNVRLRGAPLEHVIDDCAATHVIVRVGSESEDAVHRALAAKRAPFEQQSLGGLGEAYGGIGVVTPSRPEATPDVESGTCAVLYTSGTTGPAKGVQVTDRMLLASALGCVEAAGPVPGDRMYLWEPVYHIGGAQVLLLPLFADVSIAMAKGFSASRFWTDVAHLDATHIHYLGGILQMLLNQPPSPAEQRHRVRVGWGAGATPSIWAQCERRFGITLRECYGMTETSSVVTVNRDGPEFGAGLPLPWFELRLDGGDDGVRGAGEILVRGTLPGLVTPGYLNNPAATSKAAAGEWWRTGDLGRVAETNHLHFAGRSSDSIRRRGENVSAWEVENVFAVHPNVAQCAAVGVAAEVGEQEIKLFVAPEGDRAVDPHELVRWARERLADFQLPRYVELVGELPLTPSRRVAKGQLSRTVDAAIDLHDAASQGKPAS, encoded by the coding sequence ATGGTCGAACTGAGCGTGCGTACGCAGATCCTGCGTACGACCGTCCGCGGACTGCTGGCCGACCGGGCGCAGTCGGACCCGGATCGGTTGTACTGCATCGACGCGGAGCGCAGCGTGTGTGTCGGGGAGCTCGACGCAGAGGTGAGCCGGGTGGCCGCCCACCTCGCCGAGCTCGGCGTCGGCCGAGGCGCGCGGGTGATGCTCGGCTTGCCGAACTCCATGCCGCACATCAGCGTGCTGTTCGCGCTGCTCGAGCTCGGTGCGCTGTGGGTGCCGCTGAACGTGCGGCTGCGCGGGGCGCCGCTCGAGCACGTCATCGACGACTGCGCGGCGACGCACGTCATCGTGCGGGTGGGCAGCGAGTCCGAGGACGCCGTGCACCGTGCGCTTGCGGCGAAGCGCGCACCGTTCGAGCAGCAGTCGCTCGGTGGTCTCGGTGAGGCGTACGGCGGCATCGGTGTCGTGACACCGAGCCGGCCGGAAGCGACGCCGGACGTCGAGTCCGGTACCTGCGCCGTGCTGTACACCTCAGGCACCACAGGGCCGGCCAAGGGCGTGCAGGTGACCGACCGGATGCTGCTGGCCTCCGCGCTCGGCTGCGTGGAAGCCGCCGGGCCTGTGCCAGGTGACCGGATGTACCTGTGGGAGCCCGTATACCACATCGGCGGGGCACAGGTGCTGCTGTTGCCGCTGTTCGCCGACGTCAGCATCGCCATGGCGAAGGGGTTCAGTGCGTCCAGGTTCTGGACCGACGTAGCGCACCTCGACGCGACCCACATCCACTATCTCGGCGGCATCCTGCAGATGCTGCTGAACCAGCCGCCGTCGCCTGCGGAACAGCGGCACCGCGTACGGGTCGGCTGGGGAGCCGGTGCCACGCCGTCGATCTGGGCGCAGTGCGAGCGCCGGTTCGGTATCACGTTGCGGGAGTGCTACGGCATGACCGAGACGTCCAGTGTCGTGACGGTGAACCGCGACGGCCCGGAGTTCGGCGCCGGACTGCCGTTGCCCTGGTTCGAGCTACGCCTCGACGGCGGCGACGACGGGGTGCGCGGTGCCGGTGAGATCCTCGTCCGCGGCACGTTGCCGGGGTTGGTGACACCTGGGTACCTGAACAACCCGGCGGCCACGAGCAAGGCCGCCGCCGGCGAGTGGTGGCGCACCGGCGACCTGGGACGGGTGGCCGAGACCAACCATCTGCACTTCGCCGGCCGCAGCAGCGACAGCATCCGCCGCCGCGGCGAGAACGTGTCCGCCTGGGAGGTGGAGAACGTCTTCGCCGTGCACCCGAACGTCGCGCAGTGCGCGGCCGTGGGCGTGGCAGCCGAGGTCGGCGAGCAGGAGATCAAGCTGTTCGTCGCGCCCGAGGGGGACCGGGCCGTCGACCCGCACGAGCTGGTGCGGTGGGCGCGCGAACGGCTGGCCGACTTCCAGCTACCGCGGTACGTCGAGCTGGTGGGTGAGCTGCCGCTGACGCCGAGCCGCCGGGTCGCCAAGGGCCAGCTGTCCAGAACCGTCGACGCAGCCATCGACCTGCACGATGCCGCCTCACAAGGAAAGCCAGCCTCATGA
- a CDS encoding AMP-binding protein has protein sequence MRDRHRWQVPARYNVATAVCDRHPPDKLAMMWEDDAGGGGRVSWGEMQQLAARFGNFLRSQGVVPGDRVAVLLRPAPETAAAVLAALKVGAVAVTMSPLWSDDSLQFRLADCTPKVVFTNAENVDRPPVAACGGAVDLARLDLSAYSADCPTFDTSADDPAFIYYTSGSTGRPKGVVSPHRALLAHNEFEYCQDLRDGELSYWMGDWAWGIYKILGPWRLGAVNAVQSTKRRYDPERLFDFLSRTGVTNLFVNPTGLRLMTQVDDAAKRYPQQFRVCCAANEPLGAAEAEWFESQFGIPVLENYGMTEAYPMVANFRTMPVKRGSIGRPTPGWDVHVLDENGEPVPEGEPGEICLRARSNPQFPLGYWNRPEDTERDFGGEWFRTKDAAYVDEDGYFWHLGRRDDLIKSAGYRISPYEIEQVCERHPEVRVAGVVGVPDAARGQLVKAFLVVEGEPGQGLADSIKDFVRTHHSKFGYPRVVEFVETLPTSQSGKIARAPLRDRAAGTEF, from the coding sequence ATGCGCGACCGGCACCGGTGGCAGGTGCCGGCGCGCTACAACGTGGCCACCGCGGTCTGCGACCGGCACCCGCCGGACAAGCTCGCCATGATGTGGGAGGACGACGCCGGCGGCGGTGGCCGGGTCAGCTGGGGCGAGATGCAACAGCTGGCCGCCAGGTTCGGCAACTTCCTGCGGTCGCAAGGCGTGGTGCCCGGCGACCGGGTCGCCGTGCTGTTGCGGCCCGCGCCAGAGACGGCGGCAGCGGTGCTCGCCGCGTTGAAGGTCGGTGCGGTGGCCGTGACCATGTCGCCGCTGTGGAGCGACGACTCGCTGCAGTTCCGGTTGGCTGACTGCACGCCGAAGGTCGTGTTCACCAACGCGGAGAACGTAGACCGGCCGCCTGTGGCGGCGTGCGGCGGCGCGGTGGACCTGGCGCGGCTCGACCTGTCCGCGTACTCCGCCGACTGCCCGACCTTCGACACGTCCGCGGACGACCCTGCGTTCATCTACTACACATCGGGCAGCACAGGACGGCCGAAGGGCGTGGTGTCGCCGCACCGTGCTCTGCTCGCGCACAACGAGTTCGAGTACTGCCAGGACCTGCGCGACGGTGAGCTCAGCTACTGGATGGGCGACTGGGCGTGGGGCATCTACAAGATCCTCGGCCCGTGGCGGCTCGGTGCCGTCAACGCCGTACAGAGCACGAAGCGGCGGTACGACCCGGAGCGGCTGTTCGACTTCCTCTCCAGGACCGGGGTGACGAACCTCTTCGTCAACCCGACCGGTCTGCGGTTGATGACACAGGTCGACGACGCCGCGAAGCGGTACCCGCAGCAGTTCCGCGTCTGCTGTGCGGCGAACGAGCCGCTGGGCGCGGCGGAGGCGGAGTGGTTCGAGAGCCAGTTCGGGATCCCCGTACTGGAGAACTACGGGATGACCGAGGCGTACCCGATGGTCGCGAACTTCCGCACCATGCCGGTGAAGCGCGGTTCCATCGGGCGTCCCACGCCCGGGTGGGACGTGCACGTGCTGGACGAGAACGGCGAGCCGGTGCCGGAGGGCGAGCCGGGCGAGATCTGCCTGCGCGCGCGGTCGAACCCACAGTTCCCGCTCGGCTACTGGAACCGGCCGGAGGACACCGAACGCGACTTCGGCGGCGAGTGGTTCCGCACGAAGGACGCGGCGTACGTCGACGAGGACGGCTACTTCTGGCACCTCGGCCGCCGCGACGACCTGATCAAGTCGGCCGGCTACCGGATCAGCCCGTACGAGATCGAACAGGTCTGTGAACGGCATCCAGAGGTACGCGTGGCCGGCGTCGTCGGGGTGCCGGACGCCGCGCGCGGCCAGCTGGTGAAGGCGTTCCTCGTCGTCGAAGGCGAACCGGGGCAGGGGCTGGCCGACTCGATCAAGGACTTCGTACGCACCCATCACTCGAAGTTCGGCTACCCGCGGGTGGTCGAGTTCGTGGAGACGTTGCCCACCTCGCAGTCGGGGAAGATCGCCCGCGCGCCGTTACGTGACCGCGCCGCAGGCACCGAGTTCTGA
- a CDS encoding aminotransferase class I/II-fold pyridoxal phosphate-dependent enzyme — protein sequence MDYPVAEPIRTRLQRSLEMSDFGYAPYDPRVQVGEALAAYAQATWGWSVDPEHTVVLADVMRGIELCLTTFAEPGDQVVVNTPIYPPFLGAIRDCGRTLVESPLVWRDGGPSLDLDDLAAKFAAGARVYLLCHPHNPSGLVLTAAELARIVELAEQYGVLVVSDEVHAPLTYPETACTPLLKVAGADRVAVAVTSASKAWNIPGLKTAVVVADDPARHQALLDLPVRTRMGASILGVHANIAAWTQGAAWLADVLGYLDGQRRYLAELLAAELPDAGYTVPAATYLGWLDLRAYGLDDPAAAILERGRVAVSNGAEFGEPGIGWVRLNFATSRALLADQVHRMAKALRTG from the coding sequence ATGGACTACCCGGTTGCGGAGCCGATCCGCACCCGGCTGCAGCGGTCGCTGGAGATGTCCGACTTCGGCTACGCCCCGTACGACCCGCGGGTGCAGGTCGGCGAGGCGCTGGCCGCGTACGCGCAGGCCACCTGGGGCTGGTCGGTGGACCCGGAACACACCGTCGTGCTCGCCGACGTGATGCGAGGCATCGAGCTGTGCCTGACCACGTTCGCCGAGCCCGGCGACCAGGTCGTGGTGAACACGCCGATCTACCCGCCGTTCCTCGGCGCGATACGCGACTGCGGGCGCACGCTCGTCGAGTCGCCGCTGGTGTGGCGCGACGGCGGGCCGAGCCTCGACCTGGACGACCTGGCGGCCAAGTTCGCCGCCGGCGCCCGCGTCTACCTGCTGTGCCACCCGCACAACCCGTCCGGCCTCGTGCTCACTGCCGCCGAGCTCGCCAGGATCGTCGAGCTGGCCGAGCAGTACGGCGTGCTCGTCGTCAGCGACGAGGTGCACGCTCCGCTGACCTACCCGGAGACGGCCTGCACGCCGCTGCTGAAGGTCGCAGGCGCCGACCGCGTCGCCGTCGCCGTCACCAGCGCGAGCAAGGCCTGGAACATCCCCGGCCTGAAGACGGCGGTCGTCGTCGCCGACGACCCGGCGCGGCACCAGGCACTGCTCGACCTGCCGGTACGCACGCGGATGGGAGCGAGCATCCTCGGCGTGCACGCCAACATCGCGGCCTGGACGCAGGGCGCGGCCTGGCTCGCGGACGTGCTCGGCTACCTCGACGGCCAGCGCAGATACCTCGCCGAGCTGCTCGCCGCGGAGCTGCCGGACGCCGGGTACACGGTGCCAGCAGCCACCTATCTCGGCTGGCTCGACCTGCGCGCGTACGGGCTCGACGACCCTGCGGCCGCGATCCTCGAGCGCGGCCGCGTCGCGGTGTCGAACGGCGCCGAGTTCGGCGAGCCAGGAATCGGCTGGGTACGGCTGAACTTCGCCACCTCGCGCGCACTGCTTGCGGACCAGGTACACCGGATGGCGAAGGCACTGCGCACCGGCTGA
- the msrA gene encoding peptide-methionine (S)-S-oxide reductase MsrA: MSWLGGKPITLPEREDALPGRAEAMPVAAEHTVLGHPLTPPYPDGLQVADFALGCFWGAERLFWQLDGVWTTAVGYAGGFTQNPTYEEVCSGLTGHAEVARVVFDPSAVSYETLLKVFWENHDPTQGMRQGNDVGTQYRSAIYVHDAAQRQQAEASRTAYNDELQRNGHDAITTEIAPAGEFYFAEDYHQQYLSEVKNPNGYCGISGTGVSCPVGLGVEQG, translated from the coding sequence ATGAGCTGGCTCGGCGGCAAGCCGATCACCCTGCCGGAGCGCGAGGACGCCCTGCCGGGGCGCGCGGAGGCGATGCCCGTCGCGGCCGAACACACGGTGCTCGGGCACCCGCTGACCCCGCCCTACCCGGACGGCCTGCAGGTCGCGGACTTCGCGCTCGGCTGTTTCTGGGGCGCGGAGCGGCTGTTCTGGCAGCTCGACGGCGTGTGGACCACCGCGGTGGGCTACGCCGGCGGGTTCACCCAGAACCCCACGTACGAGGAGGTTTGCAGCGGCCTCACCGGGCACGCCGAGGTGGCTCGCGTGGTCTTCGACCCGTCCGCGGTCTCGTACGAGACCCTGCTGAAGGTCTTCTGGGAGAACCACGACCCGACCCAGGGCATGCGCCAGGGCAACGACGTCGGCACCCAGTACCGCTCGGCGATCTACGTACACGACGCAGCGCAGCGGCAACAAGCCGAAGCCAGCCGCACCGCGTACAACGACGAACTGCAGCGCAACGGCCACGACGCGATCACCACAGAAATCGCCCCCGCCGGCGAGTTCTACTTCGCCGAGGACTACCACCAGCAGTACCTTTCAGAGGTAAAAAACCCCAACGGGTACTGCGGCATTAGCGGCACTGGGGTGAGCTGCCCGGTTGGCCTCGGCGTCGAGCAGGGCTGA
- the putP gene encoding sodium/proline symporter PutP has protein sequence MSEEASYTTTLVIYFAAMLFIGGWCYRKNRNLSDYVLGGRSLNYYVTALSAMASDLSAWLLLGLPGAAYAAGLGSSWIIIGLFVGLYANWRLIAGRLRDYSQRATDFSSGEQGDALTLSAYFENRFEDRTHLLRLVSAVVIIVFFTVYVASGMVAGGVFFENVFDADPTLGVVVTGGVVVAYTFVGGFLAVSYTDSVQALIMWVAVLGVPIVALALIGGFGPLADAVSARSPELLSVMGDVSFADGQWTAAGTVSVVAIISGLAWGFGYLGQPHILARFMGIKSAAEIPKARRIGVTYGVTGMSAALALGLFGIAYFDEPLANPESVFIRLVRDIIPIGIAGVFLVGVLAAIMSTASSQLLVAASSLSEDVYRRFFRREATGRHLLWVSRFIVLGVAVVAFLLALRGGSVLDIVAYAWAGFGASFGMVLLTSLFWRKMNRVGALAGMIGGGATVLIYPQFDTIGLYEMVPGVAVSLLCIFVFNRLGVAATAQMQEDFDDIASRQGKREPVGSS, from the coding sequence ATGTCAGAAGAGGCCTCCTATACGACAACCCTCGTTATCTACTTCGCCGCGATGCTGTTCATCGGCGGCTGGTGTTATCGGAAGAACCGGAACCTCTCCGACTACGTGCTCGGCGGACGCAGTCTCAACTACTACGTGACCGCGCTGAGCGCCATGGCAAGTGACCTGAGCGCGTGGCTGCTGCTCGGTCTCCCCGGCGCGGCCTATGCCGCCGGGCTCGGCTCGTCGTGGATCATCATCGGACTGTTCGTCGGGCTGTACGCCAACTGGCGCCTGATCGCGGGGCGGCTGCGGGACTACTCGCAGCGCGCCACCGACTTCAGCAGCGGCGAGCAGGGTGACGCGCTCACGTTGTCGGCGTACTTCGAGAACAGGTTCGAGGACCGCACTCACCTGCTCCGCCTGGTCTCCGCCGTCGTCATCATCGTGTTCTTCACCGTCTACGTGGCCTCCGGTATGGTCGCCGGCGGTGTCTTCTTCGAGAACGTCTTCGACGCGGACCCCACTCTCGGCGTTGTCGTCACCGGCGGTGTCGTGGTTGCCTACACGTTCGTCGGCGGCTTCCTCGCGGTGAGCTACACCGACTCCGTGCAGGCCCTGATCATGTGGGTAGCCGTGCTCGGTGTGCCGATCGTTGCGTTGGCGCTGATCGGTGGGTTCGGTCCGCTCGCGGACGCGGTCTCGGCGCGCAGCCCCGAGCTGCTGTCGGTCATGGGTGACGTGTCGTTCGCGGACGGGCAGTGGACGGCGGCGGGCACGGTCAGCGTGGTCGCCATCATCTCCGGCCTCGCCTGGGGCTTTGGCTATCTCGGGCAGCCGCACATCCTCGCGCGGTTCATGGGCATCAAGTCCGCGGCGGAGATCCCCAAGGCCCGGCGCATCGGCGTGACGTACGGCGTCACCGGCATGAGTGCCGCCCTCGCACTCGGGCTGTTCGGGATCGCCTACTTCGACGAGCCACTCGCAAACCCGGAGAGCGTCTTCATCAGGCTGGTCAGGGACATCATCCCCATTGGGATCGCCGGCGTGTTCCTCGTCGGGGTGCTCGCTGCCATCATGAGCACCGCGTCGTCGCAGCTGCTCGTGGCGGCTTCCTCGCTGAGCGAGGACGTCTATCGGCGGTTCTTCCGGCGGGAGGCCACCGGCCGCCACCTGCTGTGGGTCAGTCGCTTTATCGTGTTGGGCGTCGCCGTGGTGGCGTTCCTGCTCGCGCTGCGCGGCGGCAGTGTCCTCGACATCGTGGCGTACGCCTGGGCCGGGTTCGGCGCGTCCTTCGGGATGGTGCTGCTGACATCCCTGTTCTGGCGCAAGATGAACCGGGTCGGAGCGCTGGCCGGGATGATCGGTGGCGGCGCCACGGTGCTCATCTACCCGCAGTTCGACACCATCGGGCTGTACGAGATGGTGCCGGGCGTCGCGGTGAGCCTGCTCTGTATCTTCGTGTTCAACAGGCTCGGCGTCGCGGCGACGGCGCAGATGCAGGAGGACTTCGACGACATTGCGTCGCGGCAGGGTAAGCGCGAACCGGTCGGCAGTTCCTGA